The Pelagibacterium halotolerans B2 genome has a segment encoding these proteins:
- a CDS encoding HD family hydrolase: MARAQSRAWQRMLSGRRLDLLDPSPIDVELSDIAHGLARVARWNGQTKGDYAFSVAQHSVLVLEIASAMDPEIDDKGRLYALLHDAPEYVMGDIISPFKAAMGGNYRDVEARLLGAIHVRFGLPAIAPAALTKLIKRADREAAFFEAVNLAGFAPDEARKFFGEPTLAGFDLPGFDRLIRPWPTQQAHDHFMDVFESLGA, encoded by the coding sequence ATGGCACGCGCACAATCCCGCGCCTGGCAGCGCATGCTATCGGGGCGCCGCCTCGATCTTTTGGACCCCTCCCCGATCGATGTGGAACTGTCCGATATCGCGCATGGGCTGGCACGGGTGGCGCGCTGGAACGGACAGACCAAGGGCGACTATGCGTTTTCGGTGGCACAGCACTCGGTGCTGGTGCTCGAGATCGCTTCGGCCATGGATCCGGAGATCGACGACAAGGGGCGGCTCTATGCCCTGCTCCATGACGCGCCCGAATATGTGATGGGCGATATCATTTCGCCGTTCAAGGCGGCGATGGGCGGCAATTATCGCGATGTGGAGGCGCGTCTGCTTGGGGCCATCCATGTGCGGTTCGGCCTTCCGGCCATCGCGCCAGCGGCCCTGACAAAGCTGATCAAACGGGCAGACCGGGAGGCGGCGTTCTTCGAGGCGGTCAACCTGGCCGGCTTTGCACCCGATGAGGCGCGGAAGTTCTTTGGCGAACCAACACTGGCCGGGTTCGATCTTCCGGGATTCGACCGGCTGATCCGGCCATGGCCGACCCAACAGGCCCACGACCATTTCATGGACGTGTTCGAAAGCCTCGGCGCGTAG
- the rnhA gene encoding ribonuclease HI, whose translation MSEPVVIHTDGACSGNPGPGGWGAVLQYNGMVKELKGGMAQTTNNQMELTAAIEALNALKRPCAVEIHTDSQYVKNGIQGWLHGWKRNGWKTAAKKPVKNVELWQALDAATKRHTITWHWVKGHAGHDLNERADRLANEGMAPFKGR comes from the coding sequence TTGAGTGAGCCTGTGGTAATCCACACCGACGGGGCCTGCTCAGGCAACCCCGGCCCCGGCGGCTGGGGCGCGGTGCTGCAATACAATGGCATGGTCAAAGAGCTCAAGGGCGGCATGGCCCAGACCACCAACAACCAGATGGAGCTGACCGCCGCCATTGAGGCACTTAATGCGCTCAAGCGGCCCTGCGCGGTGGAAATCCACACCGACAGCCAGTACGTCAAGAACGGCATTCAGGGCTGGCTGCACGGCTGGAAGCGCAATGGCTGGAAGACGGCAGCGAAAAAGCCGGTCAAGAATGTCGAACTCTGGCAGGCGCTCGACGCGGCAACCAAGCGGCACACCATCACATGGCACTGGGTGAAAGGCCATGCCGGGCATGACCTGAACGAGCGCGCCGATCGGCTGGCCAACGAGGGCATGGCACCGTTCAAAGGGCGATAG
- a CDS encoding putative PEP-binding protein — MSRAQLRLLVGKARWLHVAADAGLAVAPTIAITRAAWEALQAERKTGTDTLRKVWVTTLFKLVTPGRTPPELVVRTSAPRHIAGLQPARPGLAAPANESEAVDPQRAMGKAINAAFASYGPALAGWASEAEREARDSQIVIVQASVSGKIEHFLTRNTTTGRIGPVAMPGEPLPRLPADTAKLIETVDAASGQHMACVVSVEGNTARLVSARPVQVSAGAQLEAAVERVQAGVWMPAEAVRRFNPAQLPQLLHPRLTDDHKATAIASGLGVSPGAASGEIVFTPDDAARCRARGRHCILVVMETGPGDIEGMKAATGFVTARGGMTSHAAVVARITGKPCVAGLRSLQIDAENGICKIGDKVFATGQRITIDGSEGAIYEGALPLSRPHIGGALSRLLDWADDSRTIAVRTNAETIEAARTALSFGAEGIGLARSEHMFFSGERMRALRRLILSENEQDRATALEGLVDYQAADYAALFQTMQNKPVNVRLFDPPLHEFLPRSEDDIEDTAEALGLSLKALKARLQRLDEVNPMLGHRGVRLVITYPEILAMQVRALVAGVEAAMDNQDLPVNLEIMVPFVTSAREVAWVKSRIMDIVGNAPVFQRGANLAFGTMIELPRACLRAGDIAKEVDFISFGTNDLTQTTYGISRDDAPAFLATYHRRALYDVDPFVTIDQRGVGELIRIAIERGRAVNPHLKVGICGEHAGETNSLRFFSELDIDYVSCSPYRVPVARMVLAQSDGAN, encoded by the coding sequence TTGAGCCGCGCGCAATTGCGTCTTCTGGTCGGCAAGGCGCGCTGGCTCCATGTTGCCGCTGACGCCGGACTGGCCGTCGCCCCCACGATCGCGATCACCCGCGCGGCATGGGAGGCGCTTCAGGCCGAACGCAAGACCGGCACCGATACATTGCGCAAGGTCTGGGTCACGACGCTTTTTAAACTGGTAACGCCGGGCAGAACGCCACCCGAACTTGTGGTCCGCACCTCGGCACCGCGCCATATCGCGGGCCTGCAACCGGCACGTCCGGGCCTTGCGGCCCCTGCCAATGAAAGCGAAGCGGTCGATCCCCAACGCGCCATGGGCAAGGCGATCAACGCCGCCTTTGCCAGCTATGGTCCGGCGCTTGCCGGCTGGGCCAGCGAGGCTGAACGCGAGGCGCGCGACAGCCAGATCGTGATCGTGCAGGCAAGCGTAAGCGGGAAAATCGAACATTTCCTGACGCGCAATACGACAACGGGACGAATCGGCCCGGTCGCCATGCCGGGAGAGCCCCTTCCAAGGCTCCCGGCCGACACCGCAAAGCTCATCGAGACGGTCGACGCGGCATCCGGCCAGCATATGGCTTGCGTCGTATCGGTCGAGGGCAATACCGCCCGGCTCGTTTCAGCCCGCCCGGTACAGGTCAGCGCAGGCGCCCAGCTTGAAGCGGCGGTCGAGCGGGTCCAGGCAGGCGTCTGGATGCCGGCAGAAGCGGTGAGGCGCTTCAACCCGGCCCAATTGCCGCAATTGCTCCATCCCCGGCTCACCGATGACCACAAGGCGACCGCCATCGCGTCCGGCCTCGGCGTTTCGCCCGGCGCGGCGAGCGGAGAGATCGTTTTCACGCCTGACGATGCAGCGCGCTGCCGCGCCCGCGGTCGCCATTGCATCCTCGTGGTCATGGAAACCGGGCCGGGCGATATCGAGGGGATGAAGGCGGCCACCGGGTTCGTGACGGCCCGTGGCGGCATGACCAGTCACGCGGCCGTTGTCGCCCGCATCACCGGCAAGCCCTGCGTCGCCGGCCTGAGAAGCCTGCAGATCGACGCCGAAAACGGCATCTGCAAGATCGGCGACAAGGTGTTTGCCACTGGCCAGCGCATCACGATAGACGGATCCGAGGGTGCAATTTATGAAGGCGCGTTGCCCCTTTCGCGTCCCCATATCGGCGGCGCGCTCTCGCGCCTTCTCGATTGGGCCGACGATAGCCGGACCATCGCCGTCAGGACCAATGCCGAAACCATCGAGGCCGCCCGCACGGCGCTCAGCTTCGGCGCCGAAGGCATCGGGCTGGCGCGTTCCGAACACATGTTTTTTTCCGGCGAGCGCATGCGGGCCCTTCGCCGCCTTATCCTTTCGGAAAACGAGCAGGATCGTGCCACAGCGCTGGAAGGGCTCGTCGATTATCAGGCCGCCGATTACGCGGCGCTGTTCCAGACAATGCAGAACAAGCCCGTCAATGTGCGCCTTTTCGATCCTCCCCTGCATGAGTTCCTGCCGCGCAGCGAGGACGATATCGAAGACACCGCAGAAGCGCTTGGCCTCTCGCTCAAGGCGCTCAAGGCGCGTTTGCAGCGTCTCGATGAGGTCAATCCGATGCTGGGCCATCGCGGCGTGCGGTTGGTCATCACCTATCCCGAAATTCTCGCCATGCAGGTTCGGGCGTTGGTCGCCGGTGTCGAGGCGGCCATGGACAATCAGGATTTGCCGGTCAATCTCGAAATCATGGTGCCCTTCGTCACCTCGGCCCGCGAAGTGGCCTGGGTCAAATCGCGCATCATGGACATCGTGGGCAACGCGCCCGTGTTCCAGCGCGGCGCCAATCTTGCGTTCGGCACGATGATCGAGTTGCCGCGGGCCTGCCTTCGGGCAGGCGACATCGCAAAGGAAGTCGATTTCATTTCCTTTGGCACCAACGATCTCACCCAGACGACCTATGGCATCTCCCGCGACGATGCCCCGGCCTTCCTTGCGACATATCACCGCCGAGCCCTCTACGATGTCGACCCGTTCGTCACCATAGACCAGCGCGGAGTGGGCGAATTGATCCGCATCGCCATCGAGCGGGGCAGGGCGGTCAATCCACATCTGAAGGTCGGCATCTGCGGAGAACACGCCGGCGAGACCAATTCGCTGCGCTTTTTTTCCGAGCTGGACATCGATTATGTCAGTTGCTCGCCTTATCGCGTGCCCGTGGCGCGTATGGTTCTGGCACAATCGGACGGCGCCAATTAA
- a CDS encoding DUF808 domain-containing protein, whose translation MSVGLLALLDDVAALAKVAATSVDDIAGQAMKAGAKAAGAMIDDAAVTPKYVQGFKPERELPIVGKIALGSIKNKLIFLLPAALLLSAFLPWMINPLLMLGGAYLCYEGAEKIYEGLFPHRAHEHEKKVVPSAANAEKLEAEKVAGAIKTDFILSAEIMTIALAQIPAGNVVNQALVLLVVALGMTILVYGGVALIVKADDVGLYLAKDGKTGLGRAIGRGLVAGMPVFLKWLAIVGTAAMLWVGGGIIVHGLAGMGFAGPEHWIEDIAHLVEGTIPAIAGVLHWLTVAVLSGIVGLIIGFIIIPIAEYGIAPVLGLFRREKPAAH comes from the coding sequence ATGAGCGTCGGTCTTCTCGCCCTTCTCGATGATGTCGCCGCGCTCGCCAAGGTGGCGGCGACCTCGGTCGACGATATCGCCGGCCAGGCCATGAAAGCCGGGGCCAAGGCAGCCGGGGCGATGATCGATGACGCCGCGGTAACCCCCAAATACGTGCAGGGTTTCAAGCCCGAGCGCGAATTGCCCATTGTGGGAAAGATCGCCCTGGGCTCGATCAAAAACAAGCTGATCTTCCTTCTGCCCGCCGCCCTGCTGCTCAGCGCCTTTCTGCCCTGGATGATCAATCCGCTGCTCATGCTGGGCGGGGCCTATCTGTGCTATGAAGGTGCCGAAAAAATCTATGAGGGCCTCTTCCCGCACCGGGCACACGAGCACGAGAAAAAAGTCGTGCCATCTGCCGCCAATGCCGAAAAGCTGGAGGCCGAAAAGGTCGCCGGCGCGATCAAGACCGATTTCATTCTCTCCGCCGAAATCATGACCATCGCACTGGCGCAAATCCCGGCCGGCAACGTCGTCAACCAGGCCCTCGTCCTGCTGGTCGTCGCCCTTGGCATGACCATTCTCGTTTATGGCGGCGTGGCCCTGATCGTCAAAGCTGACGATGTGGGGCTCTATCTGGCAAAGGACGGCAAGACCGGCCTGGGCCGTGCCATTGGTCGCGGGCTGGTCGCAGGCATGCCGGTCTTTCTCAAATGGCTCGCCATCGTGGGCACGGCGGCCATGCTCTGGGTCGGCGGTGGCATCATCGTCCACGGATTGGCCGGCATGGGCTTTGCCGGGCCCGAACACTGGATCGAGGATATCGCACACCTCGTGGAAGGCACGATCCCAGCCATCGCCGGCGTGCTTCACTGGCTCACGGTCGCAGTGCTATCGGGAATTGTTGGCCTGATCATCGGCTTTATCATTATCCCCATTGCCGAATACGGCATCGCGCCGGTGCTGGGCCTGTTCCGCAGGGAAAAGCCTGCCGCTCACTGA
- the ispH gene encoding 4-hydroxy-3-methylbut-2-enyl diphosphate reductase: protein MTDKPSLDILLCAPRGFCAGVDRAIQIVDLALKKYGAPVYVRHEIVHNKFVVDGLRAKGAIFVEELEEIPEGTEAPVIFSAHGVAKSVPAEAKHRNMFFLDATCPLVTKVHVEAQRHAEEGHDIVLIGHRGHPEVIGTMGQLPPGKITLIETVADAEAFAPRDPNNLALVTQTTLSVDDTSAMVMVLKSRFPNIAVPAKEDICYATTNRQEAVKAVAPRVDAMIVVGAPNSSNSMRLVEVGERAGCRVSVLVQRAADIDWDQFGDISSLGITAGASAPESLVEEVIEAFAERFSVNVEIAVTAEENIAFNIPRVLRQLEEASGH from the coding sequence ATGACCGACAAGCCCAGCCTCGACATCCTGTTGTGTGCGCCGCGCGGATTTTGCGCGGGCGTGGATCGTGCCATCCAGATCGTGGACCTGGCGCTCAAAAAGTACGGGGCGCCGGTCTATGTGCGCCACGAGATCGTGCACAACAAGTTCGTCGTGGATGGGTTGCGCGCCAAGGGTGCGATCTTTGTCGAAGAGCTCGAGGAAATTCCCGAGGGCACAGAAGCGCCGGTGATCTTTTCAGCGCATGGTGTGGCCAAATCTGTGCCCGCCGAAGCGAAACACCGCAACATGTTCTTTCTCGATGCCACCTGCCCGCTGGTGACCAAGGTGCATGTGGAAGCCCAGCGCCATGCCGAAGAGGGGCATGATATCGTTTTGATCGGGCATCGGGGGCATCCCGAGGTGATCGGGACAATGGGACAATTGCCGCCGGGCAAGATCACGCTGATCGAAACTGTTGCCGACGCCGAGGCGTTTGCACCGCGCGATCCGAACAATCTGGCGCTTGTGACCCAGACCACGCTGTCTGTGGACGACACAAGCGCCATGGTGATGGTGCTCAAGAGCCGGTTTCCCAACATCGCCGTGCCCGCCAAGGAAGACATTTGCTATGCCACCACAAATCGGCAGGAAGCCGTGAAAGCGGTGGCGCCGCGGGTGGATGCGATGATCGTTGTGGGCGCGCCCAATTCATCGAACTCCATGCGGCTCGTGGAAGTGGGCGAGCGGGCCGGATGCAGGGTTTCGGTGCTCGTTCAACGGGCCGCCGATATCGACTGGGATCAGTTCGGGGATATTTCTTCTCTCGGCATCACGGCCGGGGCTTCGGCGCCGGAATCTTTGGTTGAAGAGGTGATCGAAGCCTTTGCGGAGCGGTTCAGCGTCAATGTCGAGATCGCTGTGACGGCGGAAGAGAACATCGCCTTCAACATCCCCCGCGTGCTGCGTCAGCTTGAAGAGGCATCGGGGCATTGA
- the glyS gene encoding glycine--tRNA ligase subunit beta, with amino-acid sequence MPELLLELFSEEIPARLQRRAAEDLKKAVTDALVEKGLVYESAGAFATPRRLALTVTGLPAASPDTREERKGPKVGAPQQALDGFLRAAGLSSIDDAKIQSDEKKGDFYVAVIEKKGAPAIEILRDILPATVKSFPWGKPMRWGSGRLEWVRPLRAITATFGPEGEEPDVIEFELDAVTSGNTTYGHRFMAPDAIKVRRFDDYVQALEKARVVLDIDRRKQIIRTDAEQLAFAQGLELIVDEGLLEEVAGLVEWPVVMMGSFDESFLKVPEEAIIATIRANQKCFCLRDSSTGKLANKFILTSNLIAEDDGKTIVAGNERVIRARLSDAKFFYETDLETPLADNLPKLEDVVFHAKLGTQAERVARIEKLAAEIAPLVGADVEDAKRAAKLSKADLPTGMVGEFPELQGLMGRYYALAQGEKPEVATAIEEHYKPLGPSDRVPTEPVSIAVALADKLDILTGFWAIDEKPTGSKDPYALRRAALGVIRLIVDNRCSVDLTKLLIDHAERYFDPVDPVANAFAVIEFIADRLKVQLRESGARYDLLDSVYNIATGVVTGREGRANSKDILQIVSRVAALSSLLAADDGKALLAGYKRAANILIAEEKKDATTYASVVDAAKLETPEEQRLAAAVEQARTDVTARLENDDYAGAIAVLASLRTPVDAFFESVLVNDPDPAIRANRLNLLASLRDTMHLVADFSKVAG; translated from the coding sequence ATGCCCGAATTGCTGCTTGAGCTCTTTTCCGAGGAAATTCCCGCGCGTCTTCAGCGCCGGGCAGCCGAGGACCTCAAGAAGGCCGTAACCGACGCGTTGGTCGAAAAGGGGCTGGTCTATGAAAGCGCCGGCGCATTCGCCACGCCGCGCCGCCTGGCGCTTACGGTAACGGGCCTTCCCGCCGCTTCCCCCGACACGCGCGAAGAGCGCAAGGGCCCCAAGGTCGGCGCGCCCCAGCAGGCTCTCGACGGCTTTCTGCGTGCGGCAGGGCTTTCTTCCATCGACGACGCCAAGATCCAGTCCGACGAAAAAAAGGGCGATTTCTACGTCGCGGTGATCGAGAAAAAGGGCGCCCCCGCCATCGAGATTTTACGCGACATTCTGCCCGCAACCGTAAAGTCCTTCCCCTGGGGCAAGCCGATGCGCTGGGGCTCAGGGCGTCTCGAATGGGTCCGCCCGCTGCGCGCCATCACCGCAACCTTCGGCCCCGAAGGCGAAGAACCCGACGTGATCGAATTCGAACTGGACGCCGTGACTTCGGGCAACACCACCTATGGCCACCGCTTCATGGCGCCCGATGCCATAAAGGTCCGCCGCTTTGACGATTACGTGCAGGCGCTCGAAAAGGCCCGCGTGGTGCTCGATATCGACCGCCGCAAGCAGATCATCAGAACCGACGCCGAACAACTCGCCTTCGCACAGGGGCTTGAACTGATCGTCGATGAAGGCTTGCTCGAAGAAGTCGCGGGTCTTGTCGAGTGGCCGGTGGTCATGATGGGGTCGTTCGACGAGTCCTTCCTCAAGGTCCCCGAAGAGGCCATCATCGCCACCATCCGCGCCAACCAGAAATGCTTCTGCCTGCGGGATTCCTCGACGGGCAAGTTGGCCAACAAGTTCATCCTGACATCGAACCTCATCGCCGAGGACGACGGTAAAACCATCGTCGCGGGCAATGAGCGCGTCATCCGCGCCCGCCTGTCCGATGCCAAGTTTTTTTACGAGACCGATCTCGAAACCCCGCTTGCCGACAATCTGCCCAAGCTCGAAGATGTTGTCTTCCACGCCAAGCTGGGCACCCAGGCCGAACGCGTCGCCCGCATCGAAAAGCTTGCCGCCGAAATCGCCCCGCTGGTCGGCGCCGATGTCGAAGACGCCAAACGCGCCGCAAAGCTCTCCAAAGCCGATCTGCCCACCGGCATGGTCGGAGAATTCCCCGAACTCCAGGGCCTGATGGGTCGCTATTATGCGCTGGCCCAGGGCGAAAAGCCCGAAGTCGCCACGGCCATCGAAGAACACTATAAGCCCCTTGGCCCCTCCGACCGCGTGCCCACCGAGCCGGTTTCGATCGCGGTCGCCCTGGCCGACAAGCTCGATATCCTGACAGGCTTCTGGGCGATTGACGAAAAGCCGACCGGCAGCAAAGATCCCTACGCGCTTCGCCGCGCCGCGCTCGGGGTGATCCGGTTGATCGTGGACAATCGTTGCTCTGTCGATCTCACCAAGCTTCTAATAGACCACGCAGAGCGCTATTTTGATCCGGTTGATCCAGTGGCAAATGCGTTCGCCGTGATTGAGTTTATTGCTGATCGTCTCAAAGTTCAGTTGAGGGAGAGCGGTGCGCGCTACGATCTGCTGGATTCCGTTTACAACATCGCCACCGGAGTTGTCACCGGCCGGGAAGGCAGAGCGAACAGTAAGGACATCCTGCAAATCGTCTCCCGTGTTGCCGCGCTCTCCTCGCTGCTCGCCGCCGACGATGGCAAGGCGCTGCTCGCCGGCTACAAGCGCGCGGCCAACATCCTCATCGCCGAGGAAAAAAAGGACGCCACCACCTACGCCAGCGTCGTCGACGCAGCGAAGCTGGAAACGCCCGAGGAACAGCGTCTCGCGGCTGCCGTCGAACAAGCCCGAACCGATGTGACCGCCCGTCTCGAAAACGACGACTATGCCGGCGCCATTGCCGTTCTTGCCTCGCTGCGCACCCCCGTCGACGCCTTCTTCGAATCCGTCCTCGTCAACGACCCCGATCCGGCCATCCGCGCCAACCGCCTCAATCTTCTGGCGTCCCTGCGCGACACGATGCATCTGGTCGCTGACTTCTCAAAGGTCGCGGGCTAG
- a CDS encoding cell wall hydrolase gives MAYGTSPVRANQARASRKVLKAVGALTLSVVAYGFAVPGTGGFRAVDPATELPPKPMASLAYEGNQPVISGTVAPLFQTAMFSGPNRTDKTDRAQPEINLVAFSQAFDAARLSIASARAAGDPYTTRQSSVMVAEGDEHQDEGPRISVASIDPDMVNSAGLAAIDAISDDTDGDPNTPSPVGVPETLAYGRANTPATEFTVSDTYSEREQWCMATGIYFEARGESYRGQVAVAQVIMNRVAHPNYPDTICGVVYQNQHRRNACQFSFACDGKTNVNRTSEVAAWDRAQSITREVLNKEIYLTEVADATHYHATYVRPAWARNMDKLSQVGLHVFYRFKPGWRFG, from the coding sequence ATGGCGTATGGGACATCCCCGGTGCGTGCCAACCAGGCGCGTGCCTCGCGTAAAGTTTTGAAGGCTGTGGGTGCACTGACGCTCAGCGTTGTGGCCTATGGTTTTGCGGTTCCCGGGACCGGTGGCTTCCGCGCCGTCGATCCGGCGACCGAACTGCCCCCCAAGCCGATGGCGTCGCTTGCATATGAGGGCAATCAACCCGTCATTTCCGGCACCGTTGCCCCGCTGTTTCAGACAGCGATGTTTTCAGGCCCCAACAGGACCGACAAGACCGACAGGGCGCAGCCCGAAATCAACCTGGTCGCCTTTTCCCAGGCCTTCGATGCGGCGCGGCTCTCGATCGCCTCGGCCCGCGCCGCTGGCGATCCCTACACCACCCGGCAATCGTCGGTCATGGTTGCCGAGGGGGATGAGCACCAGGATGAAGGTCCGCGCATTTCGGTGGCGTCGATCGATCCCGATATGGTCAATTCGGCCGGCCTGGCGGCCATCGACGCGATCTCCGATGACACGGATGGGGATCCGAACACCCCAAGCCCCGTGGGCGTACCCGAAACGCTGGCCTATGGCCGCGCCAATACCCCGGCCACCGAATTCACCGTCAGCGACACCTATTCCGAGCGCGAGCAATGGTGCATGGCGACGGGCATCTATTTCGAAGCCCGTGGCGAAAGCTATCGCGGCCAGGTTGCCGTCGCCCAGGTCATCATGAACAGGGTGGCGCACCCCAACTATCCAGACACCATCTGCGGCGTGGTCTATCAGAACCAGCATCGCCGCAACGCCTGCCAGTTCTCTTTTGCCTGCGATGGCAAGACCAATGTCAATCGCACATCGGAAGTCGCGGCCTGGGATCGGGCACAGTCCATCACCCGCGAAGTGCTCAACAAGGAAATTTACCTCACCGAAGTGGCCGACGCGACGCATTACCATGCGACCTATGTCCGCCCTGCATGGGCGCGCAACATGGACAAGCTGTCCCAGGTGGGACTGCACGTCTTCTACAGGTTCAAGCCCGGCTGGCGGTTCGGATGA
- a CDS encoding YgfZ/GcvT domain-containing protein: protein MTIEKRADRVAFKISGPDATHLLHDVLTPPVLEDGTARWFALLAPQGKLLAEGLIGWADGAHWLDVPATVAENFFKRMRMYRLRAKMEIEMLAETHAVGWSGEAPATGIVHRDGRGQGLGYRVIAPLGESDGWIEGNEQAKARIAAGIAEMGPDFDAEDGFPHDIGMDHLGGVDFKKGCYVGQEVVSRMQHRGTARRRPVIVSGIASGARSDALMIGGKSVGTIGSVVDGTAVAIARIDKIADGADASVKGAPVSLALPQWARYDFAAPGGDSEDD, encoded by the coding sequence ATGACAATCGAAAAGCGCGCCGACCGGGTGGCCTTTAAAATTTCCGGGCCGGATGCGACCCATCTCCTCCATGACGTATTGACCCCGCCGGTGCTCGAAGACGGCACTGCGCGATGGTTCGCGCTGCTGGCGCCGCAGGGCAAGCTGTTGGCCGAGGGACTGATCGGGTGGGCCGACGGGGCCCATTGGCTCGACGTTCCCGCCACCGTCGCCGAAAATTTCTTCAAGCGCATGAGGATGTATCGGCTACGCGCCAAGATGGAGATCGAGATGCTTGCCGAAACCCACGCGGTGGGTTGGTCGGGGGAAGCGCCCGCGACGGGGATCGTGCATCGCGACGGGCGTGGCCAAGGTTTGGGATATCGGGTGATCGCACCACTCGGGGAGTCCGATGGCTGGATCGAGGGTAACGAGCAGGCCAAGGCGCGTATAGCGGCGGGCATTGCCGAGATGGGACCCGATTTCGACGCCGAGGATGGATTTCCGCACGATATCGGCATGGATCATCTGGGCGGCGTCGATTTCAAGAAAGGGTGCTATGTGGGCCAGGAGGTGGTGTCGCGCATGCAGCATCGCGGGACGGCGCGGCGGCGCCCGGTGATCGTATCGGGCATTGCGTCAGGAGCGCGCAGCGATGCGCTGATGATCGGGGGTAAAAGCGTCGGCACGATCGGCAGCGTCGTGGACGGAACCGCCGTTGCGATTGCGCGGATCGACAAGATAGCCGACGGCGCAGACGCGAGCGTTAAGGGGGCGCCTGTCTCGCTTGCCCTGCCGCAATGGGCACGCTACGATTTTGCCGCGCCGGGCGGCGATTCCGAAGACGATTAG